Proteins found in one Dryobates pubescens isolate bDryPub1 chromosome 1, bDryPub1.pri, whole genome shotgun sequence genomic segment:
- the ANKRD37 gene encoding ankyrin repeat domain-containing protein 37 — translation MLVPDCSSESGGFSNLFETGTSVNAPEDASGQSPAHLAACGGEAFFLLWQLQTGANLNQQDCLGEAPIHKAAKVGSLECLAVLVAGDAKIDLCNNSGQTAADLALAYGFLECAKFLTTTQHTQTMKLRGQSGDSLSDRHGLLREDPAGLKQGSESSRSISRKRRRSDGV, via the exons ATGCTGGTGCCGGATTGCAGTTCGGAG TCTGGTGGCTTCAGCAATCTGTTTGAGACAGGAACCAGTGTGAATGCACCTGAGGATGCCTCTGGTCAGTCTCCAGCTCATTTGGCTGCTTGTGGAGGTGAAGCTTTTTTCCTACTTTGgcagctgcagacaggagcGAATTTGAACCAACAG GATTGCCTTGGAGAAGCCCCAATTCATAAAGCAGCAAAAGTTGGGAGTTTGGAATGTCTTGCTGTCCTTGTTGCTGGCGATGCCAAGATTGA cttgtgcaaCAACAGCGGACAAACAGCAGCAGACCTTGCACTGGCATATGGCTTTCTGGAATGTGCCAAGTTCCTCACAACAACTCAGCACACGCAGACAATGAAACTGAGAGGACAGTCTGGGGACTCTCTAAGTGACAGACATGGCTTGCTGAGAGAAGATCCTGCTGGACTGAAACAAGGAAGTGAAAGCAGCAGATCTATAAGTAGGAAGAGGAGAAGATCAGATGGTGTGTAA
- the LRP2BP gene encoding LRP2-binding protein, with product MYQLGVMHYDGLGTKEDPEKGVEYMKKILDSDSPKAKHLKFAAAYNLGRAHYEGCGVKQSTKEAERLWLTAADHGNPKASVKAQAALGMLYSMSVLKDLKKAFFWHSEACGNGNLESQGALGVMYLYGQGISQNTKAALECLREAAERGNIYAQGHLVEYYYKRKFYSTAAALAKRVTENDDIDTLAAVTDCVPTYIAKGIAMAAFYLARCLQLGLGVQQDQDAAKRYYSKACLLDPGVAIDLELKANLGRI from the exons ATGTATCAGCTTGGTGTCATGCATTATGATGGCCTAGGCACTAAAGAAGACCCT GAAAAAGGAGTGGAATATATGAAGAAAATACTTGACTCTGATTCCCCAAAAGCAAAGCACTTGAAGTTTGCAGCTGCATACAATCTGGGCAGAGCACATTATGAAGGTTGTGGTGTTAAGCAGTCAACTAAGGAGGCTGAAAG GTTGTGGCTTACTGCTGCAGACCATGGGAACCCAAAAGCAAGTGTGAAAGCCCAGGCTGCTTTAGGAATGCTTTATTCTATGTCAGTTCTGAAAGACCTGAAGAAG GCCTTTTTCTGGCATTCAGAAGCATGTGGCAATGGAAATCTGGAATCACAGGGTGCCCTTGGTGTTATGTATCTCTATGGACAAGGTATATCTCAAAACACTAAGGCTGCTTTGGAGTGtttgagagaagcagcagaacgTGGAAACATCTATGCTCAAGGCCATCTTGTGGAATATTATTACAAAAGAAAATTTTACTCAACAGCTGCTGCATTAGCCAAAAG GGTTACAGAAAATGACGACATTGATACGCTAGCAGCAGTAACTGATTGTGTTCCTACATATATAGCCAAGGGGATTGCTATGGCTGCTTTCTACTTGGCTAGATGTCTCCAGCTCGGCCTAGGTGTGCAGCAAGATCAAGATGCTGCTAAAAGATACTATTCTAAG gcaTGCCTTCTGGATCCTGGTGTTGCTATCGACCTTGAACTGAAAGCTAATCTTGGGAGAATTTAG